The Gordonibacter urolithinfaciens genome contains a region encoding:
- a CDS encoding ribonucleotide reductase subunit alpha: MFENADANSSPSQNDEYGNSAADYLHRAAQACAAGDAVLGMHLYLAAFEKGAHGAYAPDDEAVGGLRQAWALACKLKERSLAEYIFEKLEPYLASDEVAACAEQLQRLALDKLEEFGLTREDLEDMTDMISQDFLGIDAPRLMKVEHVTLPRSPRAALPDPEEAEAAEAGDDTAKAAENAGEADKDAAAWRREAGDTKGDQGKGASSEHASALAQAAKAVEDAMGADADAHAVVSAIERISYADIVGYNDAVALMRDFGLGMQDDPQFQSLVELLNARHGLDRMPAADAILFRSPAREDANRFMAATLGELDMPAIRMRMEENLQGMPVLCVMAQADNQPQLNAARNAFEGPGVLMLEDLDLWASPMTEGGDDFGGFVFSSLSRGAREAIGLVRSAVENPDVFVLASAAEAGEIDPFFYDLLEPLSIVDIDYPTPEERVDIWMEIAREHPSLRGVNRVDLVRLSSGMPRYDIYMAAREAIEEAYKASLVARRYVPVTADNLFDKLAAYQPLDSDEYRALEDAVVRDFRRDLDHLDDLLKGTEE, from the coding sequence ATGTTCGAGAACGCTGACGCGAACAGCTCACCAAGCCAGAACGACGAATACGGCAACTCTGCCGCCGACTACCTGCACCGTGCCGCGCAAGCTTGCGCGGCGGGCGACGCGGTGCTGGGCATGCACCTGTACCTCGCCGCCTTCGAGAAGGGGGCGCACGGCGCCTACGCGCCCGACGACGAGGCCGTGGGGGGCCTCCGCCAGGCATGGGCCCTGGCTTGCAAGCTGAAAGAGCGCTCGCTTGCCGAGTACATCTTCGAGAAGCTGGAGCCCTATCTGGCCTCCGACGAGGTGGCCGCTTGCGCCGAGCAGCTGCAGCGCCTTGCGCTCGACAAGCTGGAGGAGTTCGGGCTGACGCGCGAGGACCTGGAGGACATGACCGACATGATCTCCCAGGACTTCCTCGGCATCGATGCGCCGCGGCTCATGAAGGTGGAGCACGTCACGCTCCCGCGATCACCGCGTGCGGCGCTGCCCGACCCGGAGGAGGCGGAGGCTGCCGAGGCCGGGGACGATACGGCGAAGGCTGCCGAGAACGCCGGGGAAGCCGACAAGGACGCCGCAGCTTGGCGGCGCGAGGCGGGCGACACGAAGGGCGACCAGGGGAAGGGCGCATCTTCCGAGCATGCCTCGGCGCTCGCCCAGGCTGCCAAGGCGGTGGAGGACGCCATGGGCGCCGATGCCGACGCGCACGCCGTGGTGTCGGCGATCGAGCGCATCTCTTACGCCGATATCGTCGGCTACAACGACGCGGTAGCGCTCATGCGCGACTTCGGTCTGGGAATGCAGGACGACCCCCAGTTCCAGAGCCTTGTGGAGCTGCTCAACGCGCGCCACGGCCTGGACCGCATGCCGGCTGCCGACGCGATACTCTTCCGCTCGCCCGCCCGCGAGGACGCGAACCGCTTCATGGCGGCCACGCTCGGCGAGCTTGACATGCCGGCCATCCGCATGCGCATGGAGGAGAACCTCCAGGGCATGCCCGTGCTGTGCGTCATGGCGCAGGCCGACAACCAGCCCCAGCTCAACGCCGCGCGCAACGCCTTCGAGGGGCCGGGCGTGCTCATGCTGGAGGACTTGGACCTGTGGGCGTCGCCCATGACCGAGGGCGGCGACGACTTCGGCGGCTTCGTGTTCTCCAGCCTGTCGCGCGGCGCGCGCGAGGCTATCGGCCTCGTCCGCTCGGCGGTGGAGAACCCGGACGTGTTCGTGCTGGCCTCGGCGGCGGAGGCGGGGGAGATCGACCCGTTCTTCTACGACCTGCTGGAGCCGCTGTCCATCGTGGACATCGACTATCCCACGCCGGAGGAGCGCGTGGACATCTGGATGGAGATCGCGCGCGAGCATCCGTCGCTGCGCGGCGTGAATCGGGTCGACCTCGTGCGTCTGTCCTCCGGCATGCCCCGCTACGACATCTACATGGCGGCGCGCGAGGCCATCGAGGAAGCCTACAAGGCCAGCCTCGTGGCACGGCGCTACGTGCCCGTCACCGCAGACAACCTGTTCGACAAGCTGGCGGCATACCAGCCGCTCGACTCGGACGAGTACCGTGCCCTCGAGGACGCCGTCGTGCGGGACTTCCGCCGCGACCTCGACCATCTCGACGATCTGCTGAAAGGAACCGAGGAGTAG
- a CDS encoding hydrogenase small subunit, which translates to METEATVSEFQEMLSARGVTRRSFMKLCGAVAAAAGLSQLAAPQIAQALEKSVIGATKGKLYPVIWIEGASCTGCTESFAQVETPDPASVVLELISLNYSETLSAAAGWSMEEAKEQTIEAGNYILVYEGAVLEGWEGQALRVADKPGTEHLIEAAEKANAVVALGSCAVNGGWMGAHPNSSGALGVQQFLEKAGIDVDVINIPGCPANPEWLVSVLVDVIMLEKLPPLTNEGKPEGIFGQTIHDNCERRGHFENGEFVYQFGSEEEAKGYCLYPLGCRGPQTKSNCGVTLWNNRRSWCVQAGSPCIGCCEAAPNDPGHNWVEVNTPFYKRHRDLRIGDWMVQPGTIALGITGILAAALVVHGFGMKITGRMDGGADFEKVRAWDKNHPDKAIGKYDLTRDEAKAACEKSSRNANAKAVESDEEEGR; encoded by the coding sequence ATGGAAACAGAGGCCACGGTTTCAGAGTTTCAGGAGATGCTCTCCGCTCGCGGTGTGACGCGGCGGAGCTTCATGAAGCTTTGCGGCGCCGTTGCCGCGGCTGCCGGGCTGTCCCAGCTCGCCGCGCCGCAGATAGCGCAGGCCCTCGAGAAATCCGTGATCGGCGCTACGAAGGGGAAGCTCTACCCGGTCATCTGGATCGAAGGCGCGTCGTGCACGGGATGTACCGAGTCGTTCGCCCAGGTCGAGACGCCGGATCCCGCGAGCGTCGTGCTGGAGCTGATCTCGCTCAACTATTCGGAGACGCTTTCCGCGGCTGCGGGCTGGTCGATGGAGGAAGCCAAGGAGCAGACGATCGAGGCCGGCAACTACATCCTCGTGTACGAGGGTGCCGTGCTGGAGGGTTGGGAAGGCCAGGCGCTGCGCGTGGCCGACAAGCCCGGCACGGAGCACCTGATCGAGGCTGCGGAGAAGGCCAACGCCGTGGTGGCGCTGGGTTCCTGCGCCGTCAACGGCGGGTGGATGGGCGCCCATCCGAACAGCTCGGGCGCGCTCGGCGTGCAGCAGTTCCTGGAGAAGGCGGGCATCGATGTGGATGTCATCAACATCCCCGGCTGCCCCGCGAACCCCGAGTGGCTCGTGTCCGTGCTCGTGGACGTGATCATGCTCGAGAAGCTGCCCCCGCTCACCAACGAGGGCAAGCCCGAGGGCATCTTCGGCCAGACGATCCACGACAACTGCGAGCGTCGCGGCCATTTCGAGAACGGCGAGTTCGTCTACCAGTTCGGCTCCGAGGAGGAGGCCAAGGGGTACTGCCTGTACCCGCTCGGCTGCCGCGGGCCGCAGACGAAGTCCAACTGCGGCGTGACGCTGTGGAACAACCGCCGCAGCTGGTGCGTGCAGGCGGGTTCCCCCTGCATCGGCTGCTGCGAGGCTGCGCCGAACGATCCCGGCCACAACTGGGTCGAGGTCAACACCCCGTTCTACAAGCGCCATCGCGACCTGCGCATCGGCGATTGGATGGTTCAGCCCGGCACGATCGCGCTCGGCATCACGGGCATCCTGGCCGCCGCGCTCGTCGTGCACGGCTTCGGCATGAAGATCACGGGCCGCATGGACGGCGGCGCCGACTTCGAGAAGGTCCGCGCCTGGGACAAGAACCACCCCGACAAGGCGATCGGGAAGTACGACCTCACGCGCGACGAGGCCAAGGCCGCGTGCGAGAAGAGCAGCCGCAACGCGAACGCGAAGGCTGTCGAATCCGATGAAGAAGAAGGGAGGTAA
- the pheA gene encoding prephenate dehydratase, whose product MPVSAPVFAYLGPAGTYTHEAARAFAARLGIDEPALLECASFDEVFDAVDRGKCEFGVVAKENSLEGSVTATLDNFAFKSQASILGEHVLDIHHCLVLHPDAKLEDVTCVASHAQGLAQCRRFLAERLPGRATITTSSTAESARMAAEDVHVAGIANAFAAELHGARVAERDIEDHFGNQTLFALIGRQGHPAVFRGERYKTSLALFLQVNRAGTLNMILSEFAYAGIDLSMIQSRPTKQQLGDYMFFIEFEESANALAVQTALNCLRLKLREVKVLGSYPVD is encoded by the coding sequence ATGCCCGTCTCCGCACCCGTGTTCGCCTACCTCGGCCCCGCCGGCACCTACACCCACGAGGCCGCCCGCGCCTTCGCGGCGCGCCTCGGCATCGACGAGCCCGCGCTTCTGGAATGCGCGTCGTTCGACGAGGTGTTCGACGCCGTGGACCGCGGCAAGTGCGAGTTCGGCGTGGTGGCGAAGGAGAACTCGCTCGAGGGGTCGGTCACGGCCACGCTCGACAACTTCGCGTTCAAGAGCCAGGCCTCCATCCTGGGCGAGCACGTGCTCGACATCCACCACTGCCTGGTGCTGCACCCCGACGCGAAGTTGGAGGACGTGACCTGCGTGGCCTCGCACGCCCAGGGGCTCGCGCAGTGCCGGCGCTTCCTGGCCGAGCGGCTGCCGGGGCGCGCGACGATCACCACGTCGTCCACCGCCGAGAGCGCGCGCATGGCCGCCGAGGACGTGCACGTGGCCGGCATCGCGAACGCCTTCGCGGCCGAGCTGCACGGCGCGCGCGTGGCCGAGCGCGACATCGAGGACCATTTCGGCAACCAGACGCTGTTCGCCCTCATCGGCCGCCAGGGCCACCCCGCCGTGTTCCGCGGCGAGCGCTACAAGACCTCGCTCGCGCTGTTCCTGCAGGTGAACCGCGCCGGCACGCTCAACATGATACTGTCGGAGTTCGCCTACGCGGGCATCGACCTGTCCATGATCCAGTCGCGTCCCACCAAGCAGCAGCTGGGCGACTACATGTTCTTCATCGAGTTCGAGGAGAGCGCGAACGCCCTGGCCGTGCAGACCGCCTTGAACTGCCTGAGGCTGAAGCTGCGCGAGGTGAAGGTGCTCGGCAGCTACCCCGTGGATTAA
- a CDS encoding adenine glycosylase: MPLTDGPRPAWPPAVPDREAFTALVRERGAALYRDLPWRNLDDPYAVLVSEIMLQQTQVARVGRFWERFMALFPTIDALASADTSDVLAQWQGLGYNRRALALKRTADLCAAERGGQLPCTAEELVQLPGIGPATAAGVVAFAFDRPSLYLETNVRTVFLHELFPNREGVRDRELAPLVADTCPEEGARAWYYALLDYGAHLKTQVANPSRRSAHHTRQSAFEGSRRQKRAELVRIVLAAPGIAVPELAERLDAFEQAAGRPCVDADVFDGIVADLVSEGFFRREGDLLFA; encoded by the coding sequence ATGCCGCTGACGGACGGCCCGCGGCCCGCGTGGCCGCCCGCCGTGCCCGACCGCGAGGCGTTCACGGCGCTCGTGCGCGAGCGGGGGGCGGCTCTTTACCGCGACCTTCCGTGGCGCAACCTCGACGACCCCTACGCCGTGCTCGTGTCCGAGATCATGCTCCAGCAGACGCAGGTGGCGCGCGTGGGGCGGTTCTGGGAGCGCTTCATGGCGCTGTTCCCCACGATCGACGCGCTTGCGTCGGCCGACACGTCCGACGTTCTGGCCCAGTGGCAGGGGCTCGGCTACAACCGCCGTGCCCTTGCGCTGAAGAGGACGGCCGACCTCTGCGCCGCCGAGCGCGGCGGTCAGCTGCCCTGCACGGCCGAGGAGCTGGTGCAGCTGCCCGGTATCGGCCCGGCCACGGCGGCCGGCGTCGTGGCGTTCGCCTTCGACCGCCCCTCGCTCTACCTGGAGACGAACGTGCGCACGGTGTTCCTGCACGAGCTGTTCCCGAACCGCGAGGGCGTGAGGGATCGGGAGCTGGCTCCCCTCGTGGCGGACACGTGCCCCGAGGAGGGCGCCCGGGCATGGTATTACGCGCTTTTGGACTACGGTGCGCATCTGAAGACGCAGGTGGCGAACCCGTCGCGGCGCAGCGCCCACCATACGCGCCAGTCGGCCTTCGAGGGGTCGCGACGGCAGAAGCGCGCCGAGCTCGTGCGCATCGTGCTGGCTGCTCCGGGCATCGCCGTGCCGGAGCTGGCCGAGCGCCTGGACGCCTTCGAGCAGGCTGCCGGCCGCCCCTGCGTGGATGCGGACGTGTTCGACGGCATCGTCGCCGACCTGGTTTCCGAGGGCTTCTTCCGCCGGGAGGGCGACCTGCTCTTCGCTTAG
- a CDS encoding RrF2 family transcriptional regulator: MDITRRCDYACRILRAAYKSGDAYVSVSDIAEDEDIPYAFARSIQHDLVKGGLIKTVRGAHGGLILNCDPAEVTLLEVLEAIQGPVSISLCALDPDYCQKQPECAYNKVWQGADRLLNGYFASITLKDLFEQGATHPVVEGAMGAGEAPSPDVGAVVPRDASEARASACACARRTCTQGPCR; this comes from the coding sequence ATGGATATCACGCGACGCTGCGATTACGCCTGCCGTATCCTCCGGGCCGCCTACAAGAGCGGCGACGCCTACGTATCCGTGTCCGACATCGCCGAGGACGAGGACATACCCTACGCGTTCGCGCGCAGTATCCAGCACGACCTGGTGAAGGGAGGCCTCATAAAGACCGTGCGCGGCGCGCACGGCGGTCTCATACTCAACTGCGATCCGGCCGAGGTGACGCTGCTGGAAGTGCTGGAGGCCATCCAGGGGCCGGTGAGCATCTCGCTGTGCGCCCTGGATCCCGACTACTGCCAGAAGCAGCCGGAATGCGCCTACAACAAGGTGTGGCAGGGCGCGGACAGGCTGCTCAACGGCTACTTCGCATCCATCACGCTCAAGGACCTGTTCGAACAGGGAGCCACCCATCCCGTGGTGGAGGGGGCCATGGGCGCGGGGGAGGCGCCCTCGCCGGACGTCGGCGCCGTCGTGCCCCGCGACGCGTCGGAGGCGCGGGCGAGCGCCTGCGCGTGCGCGCGCCGGACCTGCACGCAGGGCCCATGCCGCTGA
- a CDS encoding nickel-dependent hydrogenase large subunit, translated as MTRSVIDPITRIEGHLRVEMEVTNGKVSDAWVSGGCFRGMEMVVENRTPEDAAQIVQRICGVCPVSHAHSSAIAAEKAYGIKISNNARIIRNILEGAQFLHSHILWFYNLAALDYVNPLNALKADAADAYDLAQAAGTSTNSDFVALKERLSNFADNGQLSIFSGNWFDAEDGTGYKLPPELDLICTAHYLEALQMQAKASQVSAIIGGKMPHVMTLIPGGTAFVPTDQKLDDLKYLVDEIYNWVEATMIPDTLAIAPYYIDALNWGKGCGRYVAWGVFENESMELKDRYLPMGVIDDKLNLSDVKEELITEYMGHSWYRGEETYTSPYFVTEPEFTSYDVNDRYTWVKCPAYDGKPYEAGGLSRILAAYKRNVPFIVEQVDGLLEALGAPGQIGVAQSTLGRTAVRQIETLYIAGLMKDWVAELCEAVKSGDSEYFREPATITGSGTGFWEAPRGALYHSEEVKDGKITGYQIIIPTTWNLAPKNANGESGPMEQALIGNPVGDIEKPINALRTVHSFDPCTACAVHITEPATGKSFETVTSPWGVK; from the coding sequence ATGACCCGTTCAGTTATCGACCCGATCACCCGCATCGAGGGCCACCTCCGCGTGGAGATGGAGGTCACCAACGGCAAGGTCTCCGACGCCTGGGTATCCGGCGGCTGCTTCCGCGGCATGGAGATGGTCGTGGAGAACCGCACGCCCGAAGACGCCGCGCAGATCGTGCAGCGCATCTGCGGCGTGTGCCCGGTGTCGCATGCCCACTCGTCCGCCATCGCGGCCGAGAAGGCCTACGGCATCAAGATCTCGAACAACGCGCGCATCATCCGCAACATCTTGGAAGGCGCCCAGTTCCTGCACAGCCACATCCTGTGGTTCTACAACCTGGCTGCGCTGGACTACGTGAACCCGCTCAACGCCCTCAAGGCCGACGCGGCCGACGCCTACGACCTCGCCCAGGCCGCCGGCACGTCCACGAACAGCGACTTCGTGGCCCTGAAGGAGCGCCTGTCGAACTTCGCCGACAACGGCCAGCTGTCCATCTTCTCGGGCAACTGGTTCGACGCCGAGGACGGCACCGGCTACAAGCTGCCGCCCGAGCTCGACCTCATCTGCACGGCCCACTATTTGGAGGCGCTGCAGATGCAGGCCAAGGCCTCCCAGGTCTCTGCCATCATCGGCGGCAAGATGCCGCACGTCATGACGCTGATCCCGGGCGGCACGGCGTTCGTTCCCACCGACCAGAAGCTCGACGACCTCAAGTACCTCGTCGACGAGATCTACAACTGGGTCGAGGCCACGATGATCCCCGACACGCTCGCCATCGCGCCGTACTACATCGACGCGCTCAACTGGGGCAAGGGCTGCGGCCGCTACGTGGCCTGGGGCGTATTCGAGAACGAGAGCATGGAGCTCAAGGACCGCTACCTGCCCATGGGCGTCATCGACGACAAGCTCAACCTCTCCGACGTGAAGGAAGAGCTCATCACCGAGTACATGGGCCACTCCTGGTACAGGGGCGAGGAGACCTACACCTCCCCGTACTTCGTCACCGAGCCCGAGTTCACCTCCTACGACGTGAACGACCGCTACACGTGGGTCAAGTGCCCCGCTTACGACGGCAAGCCCTACGAGGCCGGCGGCCTGTCCCGCATCCTCGCGGCGTACAAGCGCAACGTGCCGTTCATCGTGGAGCAGGTAGACGGCCTGCTGGAGGCGCTGGGCGCCCCCGGCCAGATCGGCGTGGCGCAGTCCACGCTCGGCCGCACCGCCGTCCGCCAGATCGAGACGCTCTACATCGCCGGCCTCATGAAGGACTGGGTCGCCGAGCTCTGCGAGGCCGTGAAGAGCGGCGACAGCGAGTATTTCCGCGAGCCCGCCACCATCACCGGCTCCGGCACCGGCTTCTGGGAGGCGCCGCGCGGCGCGCTCTACCACTCCGAGGAGGTCAAGGACGGCAAGATCACGGGCTATCAGATCATCATCCCGACCACCTGGAACCTCGCGCCGAAGAACGCCAACGGCGAGAGCGGCCCGATGGAGCAGGCCCTCATCGGCAACCCGGTGGGCGACATCGAGAAGCCCATCAACGCGCTGCGCACGGTGCACAGCTTCGACCCCTGCACGGCGTGCGCGGTCCACATCACCGAGCCGGCGACGGGCAAGAGCTTCGAGACCGTCACGAGCCCTTGGGGGGTGAAGTAA
- a CDS encoding manganese efflux pump MntP family protein, which yields MGFAELFLIAVGLSMDAFAVSVCKGLCMKRLDMRQALVIALFFGGFQGLMPLLGWALGTQFERYITPVDHWIAFGLLALIGGKMLWDAFHEDDDELSCPADGRLDLRELVMLAIATSIDALAVGITFAFLRVDIALSVGLIGATTFVLALVGVAVGHRFGARYEKAAAIAGGVVLVLIGTKILLEHLGILAL from the coding sequence ATGGGATTCGCGGAGCTGTTCTTGATCGCGGTGGGGCTGTCGATGGACGCCTTCGCCGTATCGGTGTGCAAGGGCCTGTGCATGAAGCGCCTGGACATGCGCCAGGCGCTGGTCATCGCGCTGTTCTTCGGCGGTTTCCAGGGACTTATGCCGCTCCTCGGCTGGGCGCTGGGGACGCAGTTCGAACGTTACATCACGCCGGTGGACCACTGGATTGCCTTCGGCCTGCTGGCGCTCATCGGCGGCAAGATGCTGTGGGACGCCTTCCATGAGGACGACGATGAGCTGTCCTGCCCTGCCGACGGCAGGCTCGACTTGCGGGAGCTCGTCATGCTCGCCATCGCCACGAGCATCGACGCGCTCGCCGTGGGCATCACGTTCGCGTTCCTGCGCGTGGACATAGCCCTGTCCGTGGGGCTCATCGGCGCCACCACGTTCGTGCTGGCTCTCGTGGGCGTGGCCGTGGGCCATCGCTTCGGCGCGCGCTACGAGAAAGCCGCCGCCATCGCCGGAGGCGTCGTCCTCGTCCTCATCGGCACGAAGATCCTGCTGGAGCACCTGGGCATCCTGGCGCTCTAA